The DNA region AAGATTGTGAAGAACAAGCTGGCTTCCCCCTTCCGGGAAGCCGAATTTGACATCCTTTACGGCGAAGGCATTTCGCGCGAGGGTGACCTGATCGATCTTGCCGTTGAGAAAAACATCCTCGAAAAGAGCGGCGCCTGGTTCTCCTATCAAGGGGAGCGGATGGGCCAGGGACGTGAAAACGTAAAAGTGTTCCTCAAGGAGAATGCAGACATTACCAGCAAGATCGAAAGCGCCGTGAGGAAGGCCGTCGGCCTGGAGACGAAAACAGAGCCCTCACCCGCGCCGGCAACCCCGGCCGCCGGAACAGCGGCCGCCGCACCCGCTCGAGGTAAATCGGCGCGTTCTTAGTCCTGAGCAGCCGCCGGGTTTCACCGGTCCGAGTAAAAAACCTGACTTTTGTGACCTTAGACACATCACAAGCGCTTGTTTTTGTGTTACATGATTGACCTGACCTTGTGTTATGATTCCGCCGCCTTTGGTGAAGTTGCGACAGCAAGGCGCCAACGAAAAATGAAGGAGAGGTTCCACGAGCTATGAATCTAAAACTCGCGAGATATTTTTTCGGAGGACTTGTTGCCTTATGCTTGTTGTTTGAGCCTTTGTTAATGAGCTTCTCTGCAATCCGTACTACCCCTTCCACTTCCCCGACCACGAAACGCAAATCAAAAGCCAAACGTAAAACCTTGAAAAAGACCTTGGCCTCGACCGCAAAAGCGTCCAAAAAGACGGTTGCCAAGGGCCGCCGGGGCAGGATCCGGATGGTCGACCCAACCATCGGCGACACCGTGGAGGGTGAGGACCTCGCTGTGCGTCGCGCCTCCGTGGAGGCATTGGGACATATTGATGGCAGTGTGGTCGTGGCGGACCCCTCAAATGGGAGGATTCTCTCCATTGTGAACCAAAAGCTGGCCCTGACTGCTGCCTATCAGCCTTGCTCAACCTTCAAACTGCTCGTCTCCCTGGCCGGTCTGTCGGAAGGGGTTTTCAGCAAAGACTCGGAGTTCAAGTGCCCCACCCACCACCGTGGGTATCTCAATCTGACTGATGCGCTGGCGTATTCGTGTAACGAATATTTCCAGAATGTGGGCGAGCGCCTCGGGTTTGATCGGGTCAAGCGATACGCCCAGCAATTTGGATTCGGTGAGCTTGCCGGCCTCGATATCCAGGGGGAACGGCCCGGATTCTTCCCCAGTGAGATCGATGAGGAATGGGTCAGAAAGCTTTCCAGCCATGGCCAATTCATTGGGGCGACCCCGTTGGAAATGGCTGCCTTTGTATCCTCCCTGGCCAACGGCGGCACCCTCTATTACCTGCAATACCCACGCACCCCTGAAGAAATTGCCAGTTTTGAACCTAAAGTAAAGAGACAATTGGACATTTCCAACTTGTTGCCGGACCTGAAGGAAGGGATGAGCGGATCGGTGACTTACGGTTCGGGCAAGCACGCCTACGACCCACTGGATCCGGTGTACGGCAAGACCGGCAGCTGCAGTGGACAGGGAACCCACCTGGGATGGTTTGTTTCCTATGCCGGCGATTCTGAACGCCAGCTCGTCATCGTGGTGTTGACTCGAGGGTCACTCCGCACGGAAGGACCCTTTGCCGCTGGAGTGGCTGGAAAGATTTATCGAGAACTCTCTCAGCAGAATTATTTCGCAAGACGGGAAGAAAAGTCGAACCCCACGGGCGTTGCCAACGACAATCTTTCTCCTAATAGCCGCATCAACGAGCGCTGACGGAGGGTAGTTACAAACCGAATCGAATCAGAAACCGCCCTGAGAATCCGAGGTGATGAACCCGGGTCTCTCGGGGCGTTTTTGTTTGAAGCGGGGTTTATAAACCAAATTCCCATTCCATGAATCTGGTGACGCCTTTGGAGTGCGCAAGCTTGCTTGCACTTTGGCCCGGCCGCTTGCTGCGGCGGGGAAAGCCCCCGAAGCGAACTTCGCCCCGTGAAGGCGGCAGCAAGCTGCCGCACTCAAAAGGAGAAGCCCACAATTCCATGTTTTGGGGAACAGTTTTGCGGGTGTCAAATCCAACAACGAATTCCTCGGAGCCGAGGCTTCCGCTGGCTCACAAGGCCTCCACCCTGATTTTTCTAGGATTTTGGCTTTGCAGGCTCCTGACCTTGATGCTCAGCGCACCACTTTGAATTGATCTCAATGTACTTCTGATGTTGCTCCGGCAGTTCATCCAGTGGAAAAATGGCCTGGGGCGGGCACACCGGCTGACACGCCCCACAATCGATGCACTCGTCGGGATGAATCACCAACTGCTCTCCGGCATCGTAGAAGCACTCCACAGGGCATACGGCCACGCAGGCGGTATCTTTCACCCCAATGCATGGCTCCGCTACAATATACGCCATAGACTCTCTCCTTTGAAATTAAGTGGAGCGGGCTATCACACGCTCCCAGAAGCTCCCTCACGCGAAACTGTTAGATTAATTTCGCATCGAGCGGTTGTCAAGCTCTATGACTCAAGTCACTTGCAGCTAAGCGGCCGGACGATGCAGCCTGCTGACCAATCGCCAGCTGCCCGGCAAAAGCATCGCTGCCAGGACGATCTTATAGAGGTCCCCGATTAAAAATGGCCACATTCCCAATGTGACAGCCTGCCCCCAGTCCACTTGCATCACCCATTTCAGCCAAGGGACACCCACTGCTAAGATGGCGAGGTTACCCGAAAGGACCATCACTAAAGCGGAACCCAGTCGCTTTCCATAACCCCGGTCGGCCATCCATCCGACAATAGCGGCCGCCGCAACAAATCCCGCCAAATACCCTCCCGTGGGTCCGAGCAGCCGGGCGAACCCCCAGGTGGCTCCCGGGGCGAATACCGGCAGTCCCGCCAATCCCTGGGCGAGATAGAGCAGTTGAACTGAAATTGCCATCCGCATCCCGAGGAGTCCTGAAAGCAGGAGAACCGCCAGGGTCTGGCCCGTCACTGGAACCGGCGTAAATGGCAGCGGCAAGGACAACCGGGATGACAGGGCCATCAACCCGCTGCAGCCGAGTACGAGGAGCCCCTTCGTCAGTAAATTGACCTCTGGAAATACAAATTCGAAGAAGTTATTTCGCCGCAAAGTCAAGGTGGGGGTCATGAGAACCTCAAAGAATATCGCGAGACTTCGATTATCAACCATCCATTGAGACAAACTCGAAATTTTGCCACTCTGTGGTGAGCTAGCCCTCTTCACCCTTCAAGGAAGGAATCCGGATGATAGACCGAGGTCCTTGAATTTGCAACGGCTTTTCGGAGAAGCAGATGTCAGTGACCAGTGGCCAGTGGCTCATCTGAAACTTTGAACCTTGAACTTGGAACTTTGAACTCTTTCCTCTTACAAGAAGATCTTCAACGCTGTCTCCCGCAGGATCTTTCTCTTGGCTTCGACAGATATGGGCAGTTGCTTGAACTGGTCCAGCACAACCTTCATCGATGGGACGCCCGGGCCGGGCCAGTCGCTGCCATAGACCGTCTTGTTCGCAATTTCTTCAAGGCGTGGAAAATATTCCAGCAACTTCAACGGAGGGATTCCGGATACCTCCAGGAAAACGTTTTCAAACCGGCGCACCAGGAAAAAGGCTTCGTTCATATAGAGGGGCCGGCCTCCATGGGCAAGCAGGATCTTGAGCCGGGGAAAATCGTTGGCCACATCGTCGATATCCATCGGATTGGAGTATTTGTTCCGGGCCCCGGGAAAGATGGAAGTTCCCGTATGAATGGTGACGGGGACGCCAAAGGCCTCTGCTTTAGCGTAGATTGTCCGGAGCCTGTCCCCCTCACGAGCGTAGTCATTGGCATGCATCAGCTGGTGCGGCGGATGGATTTTAATGGCGCGCACTCCCAGTTTCCCGCAGACATAATCCATCTCCGCGGCAACATTCTCGGTGAAGCGCGGATGAACGGAACCGAACGGAATGAGGCGGTCGGGAAAACCCCGGCAATAACTGGCAACCCACTCATTGACCTCCCGGGTGAATCCCAGCAGATCAGGACTGACATAATTGATCAGACCCGCCTTCTCAATCCCGGCCTCATCCATCAGTTCAATGAATCGGCGGGGCTCACGACAGCAGGCCAGGGCCTCGTCAAATCCCTTCTGGGTCCGCCGCATGGTCTCGAGCATCTCCGGCTTCAGCATGCGCCAATCGGTGATGTGGACGTGAAGGTCAATAGCGAGTAAATCCATAATTTTCAACTTCCTTTAACAATCAAAACTCCAAATCCCAATATCCAAAATCCAAATAAATTCCAAATTCCAGTGTCCAAATTCCAAACAAGCTCCCAGTGCCAAGCGCCAATGAGCCCAGCGAGTTTCTTTCTTGGAATTTGGTCTTTGGAGTTTATTTGGATTTTGGATATTGGAATTTGGGGTTTTCTTATCAAGAGTGCTCATTTGCTCGAAAATGCCACGGCCAACCGATCGGCGAGGCGTGGGGCGAGGTGTTGAACGGCAGCGAGGAGCCATCCGGCCCGGGGAATGACGATCTCCCTTTTGTGTGTCCAGACCCCCCGAACGACCGCCCGGGCGACGTCGTCAGGCGACAGGGCTCCCGCCGACCAGGACGAGTTTTGAACCGCTTTGTATTTAATGGCGTTGGGTTGGAACTCCGTCCGGACGCGGCCGGGACATACCGTGAGCACATCCACATGCTTCTCTTTCAACTCCATGCGCAGGGCATTCGAAATTGAATTCAATGCGTGTTTGGTGGCGCAATAAGCGCCCATCCACGGAAAATCCACCTTTCCCAAAATCGAAGAGATGTTGACAATGACTCCTCTCCCCTGTCTCTCGAAATGCGGCATCGCGGATTGAACGGCCCATACCGGGGCCCAGAAATTGAGATTCATGACCTGCTCAAAGTCCTCGGTGGGGACGGTCGCCAGCGGAGCATAGAGGCCCCGCCCCGCGTTGTTCACCAGCACATCCAGGCGTCTAAAATGTGATGCCGTAGTGTCGACCGCCGCTTTCAAGGCCTCTCGTTGGGTGATGTCGCACGGCAGCGCAAGGGCCTCCACGCCGAGATCGCGCAGTTGTCCGGACAGCGCAGTCAACCGAGGGGCATCGCGCGCGACGGCAGCGACGTGGGCCCCTTCCCTTGCGAATTCGATCGCAAGCGCGCGTCCGATCCCGGACGAAGCGCCAGTGATGAATACCACTTTATTCTTAAACTTCATCGTAGGATCTCCTCATCGGATCGCACCACGCGGTTCGTCCGATCCCCGGCTTCCCGGCCCCGGTGGAAGGTTTGCAGACCTCTATCCGCAGCACGAGTGGGAGATTGAATGGGGTATCGTATGAAATCTTCAGGGGATTTGAAAGGAAAACCTGTGCACGGCTTCCTGTGAATTTCGCGCCTTCATGCGAGCTCAACAGAGTCGCCGTGCAGACTGAAATCGGGCCTAGCCCTCCACCTCTTTCGGTGAGGTCTGTTTCTTCGCCTTGGGCTTTTTGTTGACAGCGCCGAAGCTGGCAAGGGCCGCCTCTTCGTTATCAAAAACTTCAAAGACCTTGTCCAGCCGGGTGATCTTCAACACCTCGTACACGCGGGGGTTCGGCTTGAGGAGCTTGAAGGAGCCTCCCTCCTTGGACACGCCTGCCTGACTGCTGACCAAAAACCCGATCCCCGTGGAATCGACAAAGGGGACCTTGCTCATGTCCACCAGGATATTCCCCATCCCCATATTGAGGACGTCTTTCACTTTATCCTTCAAATAGACCGATTCGCCGCCCACTATAAACTTTCCCTCCAGCCGCAATACACAAATCTCTCCCACCACCTGCAAAGTAATCTTCAAAGGTCGGTCCTCCGAGAAAAATCGTTCAAGACGTCAGACGGGATAACCAAATTACTCTGCCCACCCGTCCCCGGTCAAGTATTTCCTGCAATAAGACAAGCCCTGCCTCAAGCCCGCCCCGAAAGTCAAGGTGGAATGGCCCCCGGACTCGCCGGAGCACAGGCCGGATACACCTCCCTCCCAGCGGACTTGCCGGAAGTCACCTCGGGGTTCCATTCCTCAGAGGGGATTTGGGACTCATTGTCGCTCCCCCCTCATTTCTCTCGCCCTCAACTCAAAGGTCCTTCCGAGTCTCATTTTTTCTTAAACTGCTTCATCATGGCATCGCAGTCTTTCTTCAGTTGAGCAGCTGCGTCGATCTTCTTCTTATCCCCTTTGGCTTTGAGCAGGTCGAGGCTTTCGGTGACCGTCGTATTGGTCCGATCGCAGAACATTCTAAAATTGGTCAGTTCATTCAACTGGAGCCGGTCAAACAAGACATCCTGCTCATGGAGAATCTTCGCGATGGCCAACAGGAATTCCCCTGTATCGACGGAGATCGGGCCCGCGGCAAACAGCGTTTTGGCTTTGGCCCGATCATCCGCCACTCCGGCCAGTTGCGTCAGCACGGTGAGCACCCCGTTCTTCAACTCCTCTTCCTCGTCCTTGCTTCGGTCCTCCTCGGCGATCGGCAGACCCTTTTTTACCTTTTCCAGGAAGATACGCGGCCCCGCCTCGATCTGCGGATAAACCCCCTGGTAGGATACGGGTTTGGTCTTATCCATTTTCTTGGAATAGGCATCGAACCCTTCCACGAAATTCAGGATATAGGCTTTCTGCCGCCGGTAGTAGTCAAAGGCGGTATTTCGAAAGTCATTCTTAATCCGCACATCGCGTGTCATCATTCTGCCGTCAGCGTAGGTCTTTCCAAGCTGGCGGCAGCCTTCCGCCAACCCTCCATATATGGTCATCTGCATCAACGCCGCGCTGCCGGCGAGTTCATGGTTGGGAGTGTCGCGCAGGATTTTCGCGGTGTATTCAAGGGCTTTGTCATATTTTGCTATTGAGAAATTCTGTTTCGCCAGTTCAAATCGTCCTTCTGGCGTGGCTGGATTCGGCTGATTCGAAGTACCGGAACATGAAATTAAAAAGACAATGAACAATAGATTGATTACCAGGATGCATGCCCGCTTCTCGGCAAAAGGTTTCTCCAATTTCATCTTCGCCTCCAAAACACTTCGCGTTTGTCCTCAAGGTTGAAAATGCTTTTCCAGATAGCATGGGATTGACGATCTAGGCAACCGCTCCAGCCAATCGGATGCAGGGATTAGACGGAGGGTTCAAATCCTGTTTCCGGCCTGTTCATTCCATCCAAGGCAATCGAGGTGGAGTCCTTCAGAGACTTGTGTCGATTGACTCCACCAACCTCTTGGCCTGAGCCCCTTTGGTATCCTTCAAATGACTGATGTACTTGTCAATTCGCTCGAGGGCACTGCGGACAGCCGCCTCGTCCTCCGCGGCCGCGAGTTGCTTGTAGTGATCCCCAATCTCACTCAACGAACCGGAAAGCAGGTTGAGATAGGTCAGGGCCTCCTTGTCATGATAGTGCTTCTCGAACTCCTCGAGACTTTCCCCCTTCACCGTTTTCAAAAGTGCCTGCATGGATTCCTGGTAAGACTTCAAAATCTGGAAGTGAGTGGGACAGCATTCGTTCTTAACCGCTGAATAGAGTTGGAGCGAGAAACAAAGCAGAGCACAGACACCGATGAAAAGGACCAATCGTTTCATGGATACCTCCAGGTGGGACTCGCGCATTCAGGAGTGCCTCCGCACTCGCTCTCCCAAGACGTGGTCTTATTATGAACTTTTCCGCAAGGAAAGTCGAGTGGAGGATAGGTGTCAGGTTCCTGGTGTCAGGTGTCAGGAAAGGCCATTAAAGACTCGCGATGTGACCAGGAAATGCTTCCTTTCTCTGACTTCAGGCCTCGCCATCAGTTCCAAGGTATCCGAATTCGTCTTTCCGACACCTGAAACCCGACACCTGGCACCTCTCATAGCTTAAACGGATCGTACCGATAGGCGGGACATTGTTCCGCGCGCGTTTTGCCCCCACAGACGTGAAATTTCTGACGCTCTTCGATGGAAATCTCGACCGCATTACAAAAATCCGGCTCCTTGCCCAGATAAGGGTCGTCTTTGAAATGCCCTCGTCGAAATTCCTTCACGTGATGCGCGCAGTGCTCGCAGGAATACACTTGAGTCGCTACTTCAGCCATGATCAGTCCGACATCCTTTTCCAGAAGAATTGATCCTTAGCAGGAACAGAAAAGACCATATCCCTACACCAATTAAACCGCCTTCCTCTCCGGAATCTCCAATCGCCAGGGATCCATGGAGGGGCAAACAGTCTAGCAGAATTGCGCAGTGCTCCGCATGAATTATTTGGGTCTTCCGGGAATCTGCGGGCGTCAGTGAAGGCAAAGTGTGTGCGAGGTGTTGTCCGCGGGCGCTGCTCTGAGCTATTGCGGGCCGACCTTCACGCGAAATGGCTCCTCGCAACTCCGCGGCTGCCATCGAGATTTCAAAGTGGGCCTCCGGGGTTTAAGGACGGTTGGGCTCGCCCTAAAATCAAGCCTGCCCAGGAACGACTCAGACCGTCCCCTGCCGATCCGAACCTCGCATTTCAGCCCTTGGGATCTCTTACCATTACTTTCCATTGCTCCTCATCGAAGCCGAGATACAACTTCTTTCCGATCTGCACAATCGGACGCCTAATGAGATTGGGTTCCTGGACCATTAATTTCAGCGCCTCGTCAAATGCAGGCGGGGCGGTCTTCATATTCATCTTTCGAAACAACTCGTTCCTCGGATTCAGAAACAGCCGGTAATCCCGCTCGCCGATCAGTTCCCGCAGCTCTTCTGTGGAGAGCGGCTGTTTCCCCAAGTCGCGTTCAACCCTTTGCGCCTTCCTGTTTTGCAAGAAACTTCTTGCTTTTCGGCAGGTGGTTCAAGTCGACTTGAAGTAGAAGGTCATCTTTGCCATCGCATCCTCCAGGTCCGCGTGATTGAATGGTCGCCGACCTTGACCAGCCCCTCATGGTAGGCGAATTCATCCCCGGGGGCAAGTGAGGGCGGCCGGATCCCTTGGACTCTCCCCGCTCCGGCCGAATCGATTCTCATTTTCAAACCTCAATAAACTGTGTTAAATTTCTAGCCCTTTACGCGAAGCAGGGCTGGCATGAGCACCCGAGCGACTCAGGCATCCACCACAAAAAACCGCCGCCTTTACATCGATTGGATGCGGGGCCTGGCCTGCCTGTTGATGTTTCAAACCCACGTCTATGATTCCTGGCTCTCGCCTTCAGCGCGCACCGGCATCTTCTTCGGGCTGTCCCAGCGGATCGGCGGCATGCCTGCTCCCATGTTCTTGTTCCTGGCGGGAGTTTCCATGGCCCTGCTCACGCAGTCCTTACGAAAGAAGGGACTGACCGTTGGAGCGAAGATGGAAACCACGCTGAGGCGGGGCTTCAGGATTTTCCTGCTCGGCCTTGCGTTCCGGGCCCAGGAATTCATCCTCGGACTTC from Terriglobia bacterium includes:
- a CDS encoding ferredoxin family protein encodes the protein MAYIVAEPCIGVKDTACVAVCPVECFYDAGEQLVIHPDECIDCGACQPVCPPQAIFPLDELPEQHQKYIEINSKWCAEHQGQEPAKPKS
- a CDS encoding STAS domain-containing protein, which translates into the protein MKITLQVVGEICVLRLEGKFIVGGESVYLKDKVKDVLNMGMGNILVDMSKVPFVDSTGIGFLVSSQAGVSKEGGSFKLLKPNPRVYEVLKITRLDKVFEVFDNEEAALASFGAVNKKPKAKKQTSPKEVEG
- a CDS encoding biotin transporter BioY, with amino-acid sequence MTPTLTLRRNNFFEFVFPEVNLLTKGLLVLGCSGLMALSSRLSLPLPFTPVPVTGQTLAVLLLSGLLGMRMAISVQLLYLAQGLAGLPVFAPGATWGFARLLGPTGGYLAGFVAAAAIVGWMADRGYGKRLGSALVMVLSGNLAILAVGVPWLKWVMQVDWGQAVTLGMWPFLIGDLYKIVLAAMLLPGSWRLVSRLHRPAA
- a CDS encoding penicillin-binding protein, producing MKKTLASTAKASKKTVAKGRRGRIRMVDPTIGDTVEGEDLAVRRASVEALGHIDGSVVVADPSNGRILSIVNQKLALTAAYQPCSTFKLLVSLAGLSEGVFSKDSEFKCPTHHRGYLNLTDALAYSCNEYFQNVGERLGFDRVKRYAQQFGFGELAGLDIQGERPGFFPSEIDEEWVRKLSSHGQFIGATPLEMAAFVSSLANGGTLYYLQYPRTPEEIASFEPKVKRQLDISNLLPDLKEGMSGSVTYGSGKHAYDPLDPVYGKTGSCSGQGTHLGWFVSYAGDSERQLVIVVLTRGSLRTEGPFAAGVAGKIYRELSQQNYFARREEKSNPTGVANDNLSPNSRINER
- a CDS encoding amidohydrolase family protein — its product is MDLLAIDLHVHITDWRMLKPEMLETMRRTQKGFDEALACCREPRRFIELMDEAGIEKAGLINYVSPDLLGFTREVNEWVASYCRGFPDRLIPFGSVHPRFTENVAAEMDYVCGKLGVRAIKIHPPHQLMHANDYAREGDRLRTIYAKAEAFGVPVTIHTGTSIFPGARNKYSNPMDIDDVANDFPRLKILLAHGGRPLYMNEAFFLVRRFENVFLEVSGIPPLKLLEYFPRLEEIANKTVYGSDWPGPGVPSMKVVLDQFKQLPISVEAKRKILRETALKIFL
- a CDS encoding SDR family oxidoreductase, giving the protein MKFKNKVVFITGASSGIGRALAIEFAREGAHVAAVARDAPRLTALSGQLRDLGVEALALPCDITQREALKAAVDTTASHFRRLDVLVNNAGRGLYAPLATVPTEDFEQVMNLNFWAPVWAVQSAMPHFERQGRGVIVNISSILGKVDFPWMGAYCATKHALNSISNALRMELKEKHVDVLTVCPGRVRTEFQPNAIKYKAVQNSSWSAGALSPDDVARAVVRGVWTHKREIVIPRAGWLLAAVQHLAPRLADRLAVAFSSK